The following are encoded together in the Aerococcus mictus genome:
- the trpX gene encoding tryptophan ABC transporter substrate-binding protein: MKKITSFGVILITALAVLFLAMPTLIQHRTASENQAKTNVSQEDIKDTDHKIRIGLLQLTEHPALDDIRQGVYDQLAERGYVNGENVEIDFANGQGDQNNLKMLSDKMVSDGAEYLVGIATPAAQALKNVANDQVPVVMAAVSDPVGAGLVKDLDQPGFQVTGVRDVPPVKEQFDLIKRVMPDIKTVGIIYNSSETNAQNNVRMAKEHAKELGLNVVEKTITSTNDLAQVAEQLAQEVEAIWVPNDNSIASSMNTLISVTDHYKIPVFPVVDTMVVDGGMATVGLNQYQLGVDSANVLADLIEGADPRNYSVVIPEKKALTINSKKANELGIEIPSDVVNEATDVAKEGK; the protein is encoded by the coding sequence ATGAAAAAGATTACAAGTTTTGGAGTTATATTAATTACCGCTTTAGCCGTTTTGTTCTTGGCCATGCCAACTTTAATTCAACACCGGACAGCCAGTGAAAACCAGGCAAAAACCAATGTCAGTCAAGAAGATATCAAAGACACTGACCATAAGATTCGCATCGGACTTTTACAACTAACAGAACACCCAGCCTTAGATGATATTCGTCAAGGGGTCTATGACCAACTGGCTGAGCGGGGTTATGTTAATGGTGAAAACGTTGAAATTGACTTTGCCAATGGTCAAGGTGACCAAAACAATCTGAAAATGTTATCCGATAAAATGGTTTCTGATGGCGCTGAATACTTAGTCGGTATTGCCACACCAGCGGCCCAAGCCCTAAAGAATGTGGCCAATGACCAGGTTCCTGTAGTAATGGCAGCTGTTTCCGACCCAGTTGGGGCTGGCTTGGTTAAAGATTTAGACCAACCAGGCTTCCAAGTGACTGGGGTTCGTGATGTCCCACCGGTCAAGGAACAATTTGATCTGATTAAACGAGTGATGCCAGATATTAAAACGGTGGGGATTATTTACAATTCTTCTGAAACCAATGCCCAAAATAATGTCCGCATGGCTAAAGAACATGCCAAAGAGTTAGGCTTGAATGTCGTTGAAAAAACCATCACTTCGACTAACGACTTGGCCCAAGTGGCTGAACAATTGGCCCAAGAAGTGGAAGCCATCTGGGTACCTAATGACAACTCGATTGCTTCTTCTATGAACACCTTAATTTCGGTCACTGACCATTATAAAATTCCAGTATTCCCAGTGGTTGACACCATGGTTGTTGACGGCGGGATGGCTACAGTTGGACTCAACCAATACCAATTAGGGGTTGATTCAGCCAATGTCCTTGCTGACTTGATTGAGGGGGCTGACCCAAGAAATTATTCCGTTGTTATTCCAGAGAAGAAGGCCTTAACCATTAATTCTAAGAAGGCTAATGAACTAGGCATCGAAATTCCAAGTGATGTCGTCAATGAAGCTACTGACGTGGCAAAGGAGGGTAAATAA
- a CDS encoding alpha/beta hydrolase, which translates to MKNKKGLTWLKKLGISLALLTVISLAATYFVGNYFVDYALVPNQGGQDRQVDQETKPGQTKSAVHEINANKAQAKADAKAWLDQVGDKKEAVSIRSQDGLALSGNLFHNDSDQHKYALIVHGYQGQEADSYDIAPAFYQKGYQVLTISLRAHAPSQGQYIGMGYLDSQDLLQWVQWLIDRDSQAQIVLHGTSMGSATVLMASDKLPAAVKAVVADCGYSSIWDIFASELDKRFNLPTFPVLYMANTMARLRAGYDLREGNTLEYVAQSSLPILFIHGAADDFVPVSMARELYDAKAKGPKELYIVPEAGHAEAKYKEPTTYYQKIFQFIQDYGDGNKE; encoded by the coding sequence ATGAAGAATAAAAAAGGACTCACTTGGTTAAAAAAGTTGGGCATTTCATTAGCCCTGCTGACAGTGATTTCCCTGGCTGCCACTTATTTTGTAGGGAATTATTTTGTTGATTATGCCTTGGTGCCTAACCAGGGTGGGCAAGACCGCCAAGTTGATCAGGAGACAAAGCCGGGTCAGACTAAGTCAGCTGTTCATGAAATTAATGCCAATAAGGCCCAGGCCAAAGCGGACGCTAAGGCTTGGTTAGACCAGGTAGGGGATAAAAAGGAAGCGGTAAGCATTCGCTCTCAAGACGGGCTCGCTTTGAGCGGAAATTTGTTCCATAATGACTCTGACCAACATAAATATGCCTTGATTGTCCATGGTTACCAAGGTCAAGAGGCGGATTCCTATGATATTGCGCCCGCTTTTTATCAAAAGGGTTACCAGGTCCTAACCATCTCCTTAAGAGCCCATGCGCCTAGTCAGGGCCAATATATTGGCATGGGCTACCTAGACAGTCAGGACTTACTGCAATGGGTTCAGTGGCTGATTGACCGCGATAGTCAGGCCCAGATTGTCCTCCACGGTACTTCCATGGGGAGTGCTACCGTTCTAATGGCCTCAGACAAGCTGCCTGCAGCCGTCAAAGCAGTTGTTGCTGACTGTGGTTATTCAAGTATTTGGGATATTTTTGCTTCTGAGTTAGATAAACGTTTTAATCTCCCCACTTTTCCAGTCCTCTATATGGCTAATACCATGGCAAGACTGCGGGCGGGCTATGATTTACGCGAAGGAAATACCTTAGAATACGTTGCCCAGTCGTCCCTACCGATTTTATTTATTCACGGCGCAGCGGATGACTTCGTTCCGGTATCCATGGCCCGAGAACTCTATGATGCTAAAGCCAAGGGGCCTAAGGAACTTTACATCGTTCCTGAAGCTGGCCATGCCGAAGCCAAGTACAAAGAGCCCACCACTTATTACCAGAAGATCTTCCAATTTATCCAAGACTATGGGGATGGAAATAAAGAATAA
- a CDS encoding histidine phosphatase family protein, whose product MVREIFIIRHGQSLYNLEGKIQGQIDSPLSSRGIQEAKQAKNYFDQKGISIDLILSSPLKRAYATAKILQGDRSCPLVTDQRLAEWRYGSLEGKAISGLEGVKLNDPPSDKYFCQFGGESVTAVKGRFQTALDAALKTYPQKNILLVSHGSIMYRFMLDYLNQPLPAFSNCQIFHFEELEKSLFLKNSINPLN is encoded by the coding sequence ATGGTAAGAGAAATTTTTATTATTCGGCATGGCCAGTCTCTTTATAACTTAGAGGGGAAAATTCAAGGTCAAATCGATAGCCCCCTCAGTTCAAGAGGCATCCAAGAAGCCAAGCAAGCGAAAAACTATTTTGATCAAAAAGGCATCAGTATTGACCTCATCCTCTCATCTCCATTGAAGCGAGCTTATGCCACAGCAAAAATTCTCCAAGGAGATAGGTCCTGCCCCCTAGTGACTGATCAGCGGCTAGCGGAGTGGCGCTATGGTAGCCTTGAAGGAAAAGCGATCAGCGGCCTTGAGGGCGTCAAACTCAATGACCCGCCTAGTGATAAGTATTTTTGCCAATTTGGGGGCGAGTCAGTCACTGCAGTTAAAGGGCGCTTTCAAACAGCCCTTGATGCCGCCCTAAAAACTTATCCTCAAAAAAATATCCTCCTAGTTAGCCATGGGTCAATTATGTACCGCTTCATGTTGGACTATCTCAACCAACCCCTCCCAGCCTTTTCGAATTGTCAAATTTTCCATTTTGAAGAGCTAGAAAAAAGTCTGTTCTTAAAAAATAGTATCAATCCGCTTAACTAA
- a CDS encoding DUF3744 domain-containing protein encodes MSSPWIQMRHFSYRYPRQYRMALRDINITLNHGEKILILGANESGKSTFLKALKGELPEDGEFSGEIIHSGESAKPVDGTAIRDVIDEKIDDNPNESVNHHKKAIEKRWYELVDCELQPEEYQALSRGEKEIHRMSHILKEDNEIYIFDEPLKTLAPKQQKVFIDIIDDYHVHTDATIIISEHQLEAMMSRPIDRVLVFSEGRIVFDGQLKALLESGILNPLGIREPFYITAMRYAAYPLKDVYNIQDVHHIFGPQLRQKIENWIMTLPRFRYQENKEVLLELDNVSALVNESNQRGLHNINLKINQEEMLSVVGPNGSGKTLLAQLCSGSLRPQTGTIKWLGQELPLDQFDHLRRNVGLITNDDVTNISQSQAETVADYLAQSPVLVEGDYQDEELKDKFNQVLAMVNLDNLLDFPLDHLSEISKLRLAMARSLLKEPKLLVVEEITEGRDFVHFRAIMNTLQDLNNQYQIAIMMTTHDIEVMLEYSRRTLIMSEGHLIIDALPVDVATMPAYLNKAGLRETSLTTFARQLDLVDPYTFIRKFVDYDREMQQNLD; translated from the coding sequence GTGTCTAGCCCGTGGATTCAGATGCGTCACTTTAGCTACCGATATCCTCGTCAATATCGGATGGCATTAAGAGATATCAACATAACCCTAAACCATGGTGAGAAAATTTTAATCTTAGGAGCCAATGAATCAGGTAAGTCAACTTTTCTTAAAGCCTTGAAGGGTGAGCTACCAGAGGATGGCGAGTTTTCTGGTGAAATTATTCACAGTGGTGAGTCTGCCAAGCCAGTTGACGGGACGGCAATTCGTGATGTGATTGATGAGAAGATCGATGATAATCCTAATGAATCGGTCAACCACCACAAAAAGGCTATCGAAAAGCGTTGGTATGAACTGGTCGATTGCGAATTGCAACCGGAAGAATACCAGGCACTTTCTCGTGGGGAAAAAGAAATCCACCGCATGTCCCACATCTTAAAAGAAGATAATGAAATCTATATTTTTGACGAACCCTTAAAGACCCTGGCTCCTAAACAACAAAAGGTCTTTATCGATATTATTGACGACTACCATGTTCATACTGACGCCACTATTATTATTTCCGAACACCAATTGGAAGCGATGATGTCTCGTCCCATTGACCGCGTCTTAGTCTTTTCAGAAGGGCGGATTGTGTTCGATGGCCAGCTTAAGGCCCTCTTGGAAAGTGGTATTTTAAATCCCTTGGGCATTCGTGAACCTTTCTATATTACCGCTATGCGCTACGCGGCTTATCCTCTAAAAGACGTTTATAATATCCAGGATGTCCACCATATCTTTGGGCCACAGCTAAGGCAAAAGATTGAAAACTGGATTATGACCCTGCCACGTTTTCGTTATCAAGAAAACAAAGAAGTTCTCCTCGAACTCGATAATGTATCAGCCCTTGTCAATGAGAGCAATCAGCGGGGACTCCACAATATTAACCTTAAAATTAACCAAGAAGAAATGCTGAGTGTCGTCGGCCCTAATGGCAGCGGCAAGACCCTCCTAGCTCAATTGTGTAGTGGCTCCTTAAGGCCTCAGACGGGAACGATTAAGTGGTTGGGCCAAGAACTTCCCCTGGATCAATTTGACCATCTCCGCCGCAATGTCGGTTTGATTACTAATGATGATGTGACCAATATTAGTCAATCACAAGCAGAAACCGTTGCAGATTACCTGGCCCAAAGTCCTGTTCTAGTAGAAGGCGATTATCAGGATGAAGAGCTCAAAGACAAGTTTAATCAGGTCCTAGCCATGGTTAACTTGGATAATCTCTTAGATTTTCCCTTAGACCATCTTTCGGAGATTTCCAAACTTCGCCTAGCTATGGCCCGCTCACTATTAAAAGAGCCTAAATTATTGGTGGTTGAAGAGATCACTGAAGGCCGCGATTTTGTGCATTTCCGCGCCATTATGAATACCTTGCAAGACTTGAATAATCAATACCAGATTGCCATTATGATGACCACCCATGACATTGAAGTCATGCTGGAGTATAGCCGCCGGACCTTGATTATGTCAGAGGGGCATTTGATTATTGATGCCTTACCGGTGGATGTGGCGACTATGCCAGCCTATCTCAACAAGGCCGGCTTAAGGGAAACCAGTTTAACCACCTTCGCAAGGCAATTGGACTTGGTAGATCCCTATACCTTTATCCGTAAATTTGTCGATTACGACCGTGAAATGCAGCAGAATTTAGATTAA
- the murB gene encoding UDP-N-acetylmuramate dehydrogenase translates to MDFQAFIDAFSPEHIKINEPLKHYAYTKTGGPADLLVFPQSSQELQAMIKKANELQLPFMVMGNSSNVIVRDGGIEGIVFMLTQMAAIKVKDHQVFAEAGARIIDVTRAARDAALTGLEFACGIPGSVGGAIYMNAGAYDGEIKDLPLSVQVVDKFGDLKTYTNEDLDFSYRHSIIQDNGDCVVSVVFDLKPGDYDQIKGRMDHLTQLRESKQPLDLPSCGSVFKRPKGHFTGQLVQAADLQGYTVGGAQVSKKHAGFIVNIDHATAADYLAVIHHVQEVIKKEFDVTLETEVRIIGRDPK, encoded by the coding sequence ATGGATTTTCAAGCCTTTATCGATGCTTTTAGCCCAGAACATATCAAAATCAATGAGCCGCTGAAGCACTATGCCTATACGAAAACCGGCGGCCCGGCTGATCTCTTGGTCTTTCCCCAAAGTAGCCAGGAACTTCAAGCCATGATCAAAAAGGCCAATGAACTCCAGTTGCCCTTTATGGTGATGGGAAATTCCAGTAATGTTATCGTCCGTGATGGCGGTATTGAAGGAATCGTCTTTATGCTGACCCAAATGGCAGCCATTAAAGTGAAAGATCACCAGGTCTTCGCTGAGGCGGGGGCGCGCATTATTGACGTGACCCGGGCTGCTCGTGATGCGGCTTTAACAGGACTGGAATTTGCTTGCGGGATCCCTGGTAGCGTTGGGGGAGCGATCTATATGAATGCTGGAGCCTATGATGGCGAGATTAAGGACCTGCCCCTAAGCGTTCAAGTGGTCGATAAGTTTGGTGACTTAAAGACTTATACTAATGAAGACTTAGACTTTTCCTACCGCCACAGTATTATCCAAGATAATGGGGACTGTGTCGTCAGTGTGGTCTTTGACCTCAAACCGGGCGACTATGACCAAATTAAGGGCAGGATGGACCACTTAACCCAACTGCGAGAATCCAAGCAACCCCTCGACCTGCCTTCTTGTGGTAGCGTCTTTAAGCGACCTAAGGGGCACTTTACCGGCCAACTCGTTCAAGCCGCTGACCTCCAAGGTTATACGGTTGGTGGGGCTCAAGTATCAAAAAAACATGCTGGTTTTATTGTAAATATTGATCATGCCACTGCGGCTGATTATCTGGCGGTGATCCACCACGTCCAAGAAGTGATCAAAAAAGAATTTGATGTGACTCTGGAAACCGAAGTCCGGATTATTGGTCGCGATCCCAAGTAA
- a CDS encoding GNAT family N-acetyltransferase, whose amino-acid sequence MKREEIQITLVDAEQKHAKALLDFYKKVGGESDFLSFTSQGLGINQEQEQRYLKSIQESLNNRVLIALLDDEIIGVASIGAPEGSKEEHVGELGISILRRFWSLGLSHVLMEDMLGWAKESPILRYIRLEVNVNNVRAIKLYEKFHFEELGRIPGGQYAQGEFQDTLIMGLSVLNDQQEADDDLPASEED is encoded by the coding sequence ATGAAACGTGAAGAAATACAAATTACTTTAGTAGACGCAGAACAAAAACATGCCAAGGCCCTATTAGACTTTTATAAGAAGGTGGGCGGCGAATCTGATTTTCTCAGTTTTACTTCCCAAGGCCTCGGTATCAACCAGGAACAAGAACAAAGGTATTTAAAAAGTATCCAAGAAAGCTTGAATAACCGGGTCCTAATTGCCTTATTAGATGATGAAATTATCGGAGTCGCTTCAATCGGGGCCCCAGAAGGTTCCAAGGAAGAGCATGTGGGCGAATTAGGTATTTCTATCCTCAGGCGCTTTTGGAGTTTAGGCTTGAGCCATGTCTTAATGGAAGATATGCTGGGCTGGGCCAAGGAAAGCCCGATTTTGCGCTATATCCGCCTGGAAGTGAATGTCAATAACGTCCGGGCCATTAAGCTGTATGAGAAATTTCATTTTGAAGAGCTGGGACGTATTCCTGGAGGACAATATGCCCAAGGAGAGTTCCAAGACACCCTAATCATGGGTTTAAGTGTCTTAAATGACCAGCAAGAGGCAGACGATGACTTACCTGCAAGTGAAGAAGACTAA
- the tsaE gene encoding tRNA (adenosine(37)-N6)-threonylcarbamoyltransferase complex ATPase subunit type 1 TsaE, whose product MSEIKWHNEKDTEKTAQKLADLVQAGDVICLEGDLGAGKTTFTGYFAHALGINKAIKSPTFTIMREYQMGRLPLYHMDAYRLEETGAEGLGIEEYLEGDGVTVVEWPQFIKEDLETPYLWLTIHKESETERRISLAYNGGRGKELAAELLESLAE is encoded by the coding sequence ATGTCAGAGATCAAATGGCATAATGAAAAGGATACCGAAAAAACCGCCCAAAAATTAGCCGACTTGGTTCAAGCAGGGGATGTCATCTGCTTAGAAGGAGACCTAGGGGCGGGAAAAACTACCTTTACGGGCTATTTTGCCCATGCTTTAGGGATTAATAAGGCGATTAAGAGTCCGACATTTACCATTATGCGCGAATATCAAATGGGCCGGCTGCCCCTCTACCACATGGATGCCTACCGTTTAGAGGAAACTGGGGCAGAAGGATTGGGGATTGAAGAATACCTAGAGGGCGACGGGGTCACTGTGGTTGAATGGCCCCAGTTCATTAAGGAAGACTTAGAAACGCCTTACCTGTGGCTGACTATCCATAAGGAATCGGAAACCGAGCGCCGGATTAGCCTAGCATATAATGGTGGACGCGGTAAGGAATTAGCAGCAGAATTATTAGAAAGTTTGGCAGAATAA
- a CDS encoding TIGR01440 family protein yields MKEEVQAQARKLIEELINKAQLKSGMTVVVGCSTSEIMGERIGTDSQPEIGKAVFDAIHQSLDQAGIYLATQCCEHLNRAIVTEREARPFAPTVNVVPQPKAGGSFSTAAYQAFQDPIVIEEIQADAGIDIGNTLIGMHLKPVAVPLRLENHRIGSAWVNAARTRPKFIGGERAHYNDQLK; encoded by the coding sequence ATGAAAGAAGAAGTGCAAGCACAAGCGCGGAAATTGATAGAAGAACTAATCAATAAGGCTCAGCTAAAGTCCGGAATGACCGTAGTGGTTGGCTGCTCCACTAGTGAAATTATGGGAGAAAGAATTGGGACGGACTCCCAACCCGAAATTGGAAAAGCGGTCTTTGACGCCATCCACCAAAGCTTAGACCAAGCCGGAATATACTTAGCCACCCAATGCTGTGAGCACCTTAACCGGGCCATTGTCACTGAACGAGAAGCCCGTCCTTTTGCTCCCACAGTGAATGTGGTCCCCCAACCTAAGGCAGGCGGGTCATTTTCCACAGCGGCCTACCAAGCCTTCCAAGATCCTATCGTTATTGAAGAGATTCAAGCCGATGCCGGGATTGATATTGGGAACACCTTGATTGGTATGCACCTCAAACCAGTGGCTGTTCCTCTGCGCTTAGAAAACCACCGGATCGGTTCCGCCTGGGTCAACGCTGCCCGCACCCGTCCGAAGTTTATTGGAGGCGAACGCGCCCACTACAATGACCAATTAAAATAA
- a CDS encoding RNA degradosome polyphosphate kinase, whose amino-acid sequence MSTTSNNQKNTQSLQAENSAAHYYYNRELSWLDFNFRCVEEASDPNNPLLEQLNFLGIVSSNLDEFIMVRFAGVYNQYLDGVQVAENKTQMSPKQLMQGIHERNTRNVKAQYARYHDLVELLDKKGYHLKSVADLNEAQKAQVKEQFEELILPTLTAIGIDAYRPFPHLKNHALNILVELEKDQNSYIAVVPIPTLLKRYLTLDDGEGKAYVLVEDVVIHGLNALFKGYTIKRRIPFRIARNADFELNEDDVMDLLDVMEDHVKNRLHGKTVRIEWDTRWESSNDHNNEDFLETVQPYLKVPEEGLYPINGPLDLTFLFDLVDDISEDHPEWMYPDFEPVEYPNYHGENLYQLIRKGDLFFHHPYDSFKPILSFVDHAASDPKTVAIKMTLYRVSKHSPIVKSLKKAAENGKEVTVLVELKARFDEENNVHWARELEDAGCHVLYGLSELKTHSKITLVVRREAGKIQRYIHLGTGNYNDKTAKQYTDMGILSTNEALTSDGSKFFNFLSGYSEVPDYEALHVSPFAIRDSLTDYIDEEIENQKKYGNGRIIAKMNSLTDKPLIKKLYEASQAGVQIDLIIRGICCLRPQVEGLSENIRVRSIVGRFLEHSRIYYFYRNGQKHVFLSSADMMTRNMIRRVEIEFPIIDQDIEAQIIHFLEVELADNQKARELGSDGVYRHVKSGDKAINSQEQMMQEAESRRNESVMRITPSSPNFFKRMTRFLTNRHKDD is encoded by the coding sequence ATGTCAACCACTAGCAATAATCAAAAAAATACCCAATCCTTGCAGGCTGAAAACTCAGCTGCTCATTATTATTATAATCGGGAGCTGAGTTGGTTAGATTTTAACTTTCGTTGCGTTGAAGAAGCCAGTGATCCCAACAATCCCTTGTTAGAACAATTAAATTTTTTAGGGATTGTCAGCTCTAACTTAGATGAGTTTATTATGGTTCGCTTTGCAGGGGTTTATAATCAATACCTTGATGGCGTTCAAGTGGCTGAAAACAAAACCCAAATGTCACCTAAGCAGTTAATGCAAGGTATCCATGAGCGTAATACGCGAAATGTGAAAGCCCAATATGCCCGCTACCACGACTTGGTAGAATTGTTGGATAAAAAGGGTTACCACCTTAAATCAGTAGCTGATCTCAATGAAGCACAAAAAGCACAAGTAAAAGAGCAATTTGAAGAACTGATTTTGCCCACCTTAACGGCTATCGGTATTGATGCCTACCGACCATTCCCACACTTGAAAAATCATGCCTTGAATATTTTAGTGGAACTAGAGAAGGATCAGAATTCCTATATTGCTGTTGTTCCTATTCCAACCCTACTCAAGCGTTACCTCACTTTAGATGACGGTGAGGGAAAGGCCTATGTTTTAGTAGAAGATGTCGTCATCCATGGCTTAAATGCACTCTTCAAGGGTTATACCATTAAACGTCGGATTCCATTTCGGATTGCCCGGAACGCTGACTTTGAATTAAATGAAGATGATGTCATGGACCTCTTGGACGTGATGGAAGACCATGTCAAAAACCGCCTACACGGGAAAACCGTCCGGATTGAATGGGATACCCGCTGGGAGAGTTCGAATGACCACAATAATGAGGATTTCTTGGAGACCGTCCAACCTTATTTGAAGGTGCCAGAGGAAGGCCTGTATCCCATTAATGGACCGCTTGATTTGACCTTCTTATTTGACCTGGTGGATGATATCAGTGAAGATCACCCTGAATGGATGTATCCCGATTTTGAACCGGTAGAATATCCCAACTACCATGGCGAAAATCTCTACCAATTAATCAGAAAGGGCGATCTATTCTTCCACCATCCTTACGACTCTTTCAAACCAATCTTGTCCTTTGTCGACCATGCTGCTTCAGATCCAAAAACAGTAGCCATCAAGATGACCCTCTACCGGGTATCCAAGCATTCGCCGATTGTCAAATCCTTGAAAAAGGCCGCGGAAAATGGTAAGGAAGTTACAGTCTTGGTGGAACTGAAGGCCCGCTTTGACGAAGAGAATAATGTCCACTGGGCGAGAGAACTCGAAGACGCTGGTTGTCATGTCCTTTATGGCTTAAGTGAACTCAAAACCCACAGTAAAATTACCCTGGTGGTGAGACGGGAAGCTGGAAAAATCCAACGCTACATCCACCTAGGAACCGGGAACTACAATGACAAAACGGCTAAACAATACACGGATATGGGGATTCTGTCGACTAATGAAGCCCTAACTAGTGATGGGTCCAAGTTCTTTAACTTCCTAAGCGGCTATAGTGAAGTACCTGATTATGAGGCCCTCCATGTTTCACCATTTGCTATTCGGGATTCCCTGACGGATTACATTGATGAAGAAATTGAAAATCAGAAAAAATACGGCAACGGGCGCATTATTGCTAAGATGAACTCCTTGACCGATAAACCCCTCATCAAAAAACTCTATGAAGCAAGTCAGGCCGGGGTACAAATTGATCTGATTATCCGGGGAATTTGTTGTTTACGTCCCCAAGTTGAAGGCCTATCGGAAAATATTCGGGTCCGTTCGATCGTAGGTCGCTTCTTGGAACACAGTCGGATCTACTACTTCTACCGCAATGGTCAAAAACATGTCTTCCTCTCTTCTGCGGATATGATGACTAGAAATATGATTCGCCGGGTAGAAATTGAGTTTCCAATTATTGACCAAGATATTGAAGCTCAAATTATCCATTTCTTAGAAGTAGAACTAGCCGATAATCAAAAAGCCAGAGAATTAGGCAGTGATGGCGTTTATCGTCATGTCAAATCCGGCGATAAGGCTATTAATTCCCAAGAACAAATGATGCAAGAAGCCGAAAGTCGCCGTAATGAGAGTGTTATGCGCATTACCCCGTCTTCACCAAATTTTTTCAAGCGGATGACTCGCTTTTTAACTAACCGGCATAAAGACGATTAA
- a CDS encoding Ppx/GppA family phosphatase, translated as MFQERKAIIDIGSNTIRLVIYGIDDWYNFEELQNVKVPSQLSQYLIEKDDKKYMSDTGIQRLITALDDFATIIKNFKVNEIKALATAAVRQSANQEEIINRVKEKTGITIGVISEEEEARFGQYAVMHAITIPNALTIDIGGGSCEVTKYQDKAMDTFHSFPFGVVYIRERFFKNKDHNDEDAIEAARDYIRSQFKQESWLKKAKLPLIGIGGSVRNVAEMHQRMHNYPIAGLHGYQMTLDDLEETLDMVLDTKPKDLDDIEGLSTERTDLIVPALIAFIELFKLSKAKNFTVSTQGLREGIILEDINKNYNTPIDTQLIRLRSTRKIAHDLPFNAAGTQQHVDLCLSLYQQMCDLDQFTFDDEEREMIEFAAYLYRFASFVSREADSQHTFYLLSNTNLLGFSHLDRVRLALLSSYKNRSLFQLYMTNFKDWFSEEEEDHLMKVGGMIRFAQALNYSKTDPVKKLRLERDEDDNYLLKIYHTEPIITEKYRANRHKKHLSRALDGSLSLEFIPLDSLDE; from the coding sequence ATGTTTCAAGAGCGAAAAGCGATTATTGATATTGGGTCAAACACCATCCGTCTGGTTATCTACGGGATTGATGACTGGTATAATTTTGAAGAACTTCAAAACGTCAAAGTGCCGTCACAATTGAGCCAATACCTCATTGAAAAAGATGATAAAAAATACATGAGCGATACGGGTATCCAGCGCTTAATCACTGCCTTAGATGACTTTGCAACCATTATCAAAAACTTTAAAGTGAATGAAATTAAAGCCCTGGCTACGGCAGCCGTCCGGCAATCGGCTAACCAAGAAGAAATTATCAACCGTGTCAAAGAAAAAACCGGCATCACTATTGGGGTTATTTCTGAGGAAGAAGAAGCTCGCTTTGGCCAGTATGCCGTCATGCATGCTATTACTATTCCCAATGCGCTCACCATTGATATCGGTGGAGGATCTTGTGAGGTCACCAAGTATCAAGACAAGGCCATGGATACCTTCCATAGTTTTCCATTTGGTGTGGTCTACATTCGTGAACGCTTTTTTAAGAATAAGGACCATAATGATGAAGACGCCATTGAAGCGGCTAGGGATTATATCCGCAGTCAATTTAAGCAAGAATCCTGGCTCAAGAAGGCTAAGTTGCCTTTAATTGGGATTGGGGGCTCAGTCCGTAATGTGGCCGAAATGCATCAGCGCATGCATAATTACCCGATTGCGGGGCTTCACGGTTATCAGATGACTTTAGATGATTTAGAAGAAACCTTGGATATGGTTTTAGATACCAAGCCTAAGGATTTGGATGATATTGAAGGCTTGAGTACTGAACGGACGGATTTGATCGTACCAGCTTTGATTGCCTTTATTGAACTCTTCAAATTGTCGAAGGCAAAAAATTTCACAGTTTCTACCCAAGGTTTGCGGGAAGGGATTATCTTAGAGGATATTAATAAGAATTATAATACCCCGATTGATACCCAGCTCATCCGCCTGCGTTCCACCAGAAAAATTGCTCATGACCTGCCCTTTAACGCAGCAGGAACCCAGCAACACGTTGATCTTTGTTTGAGTCTCTACCAACAAATGTGTGATTTGGATCAATTTACTTTTGACGATGAAGAAAGAGAAATGATCGAATTTGCGGCCTACCTCTATCGCTTTGCTAGTTTTGTCAGTCGGGAGGCCGATTCCCAACACACCTTCTACCTGCTCTCTAACACCAATCTCCTAGGCTTTTCTCATTTGGACCGGGTGCGTTTAGCGCTCTTGAGTTCCTATAAGAACCGGTCGCTCTTCCAACTTTATATGACTAATTTCAAGGATTGGTTTAGTGAGGAAGAAGAAGACCACTTAATGAAAGTGGGCGGAATGATTCGCTTTGCCCAAGCCTTAAATTACTCCAAAACTGATCCAGTCAAAAAATTACGCTTAGAACGTGATGAAGATGACAATTACTTGTTGAAAATCTACCACACAGAGCCTATAATTACCGAAAAATACCGGGCCAACCGCCATAAGAAACATCTCAGCCGGGCCTTGGATGGGAGCTTAAGTTTAGAGTTTATCCCTCTGGATAGTCTTGATGAGTAA